Genomic window (Cucumis sativus cultivar 9930 chromosome 2, Cucumber_9930_V3, whole genome shotgun sequence):
tttgatatggTGGTATAAGATTGACAACTCATTCTTCCATACGATCTTGCTCTGATTGTGATGGTACCACTTTGACTTTGAGCTTTGGAAGGGTGAGGGAAGGATCCTCCTTGAGAACAGAAGGTGCTTTGACCAAACTGATGCTTTGATCCAATTCCTTCTTTGCCTCTCTGAACTCCTTTGCTTTCTTTCCTTGGTGTCTGCAAATGTGAACGATCCTGAGTTACAACTGAAATAGTATTCGCAAAACATTTAGGCATATAACAAATGggaatggaaaaaaatttcaacctgCGTGCAATATGTCTCGATTCCCTATCCATTCTGATTTTATCAATCTTCTTAATAGCCTTCAATGTATCTTCAGTGACATTCCTGTCATATTTATGCGGCCTATGACGCCACCtctcaaattcaaaagtagAGTCCTGGATAATACAAATGaaacaacaattaaaaagatgaagaCAAAATCCAATTTGCTCtacaaataaatgaagaaagcTTACCTTTGTCATATCCTTTCCATGCAACCTCCTATAAGCCTTAGTCCATTTTACTTTACGAGGATTTCTCTTCATCTTGAAGTTCTTGTGGCATTTTGATcgacaaaatctaaaaatctGCAGAGAAAATCACATTAGGGTA
Coding sequences:
- the LOC105434676 gene encoding probable ribosome biogenesis protein RLP24, whose product is MRLEKCWFCSSPIYPGHGIQFVRNDATIFRFCRSKCHKNFKMKRNPRKVKWTKAYRRLHGKDMTKDSTFEFERWRHRPHKYDRNVTEDTLKAIKKIDKIRMDRESRHIARRHQGKKAKEFREAKKELDQSISLVKAPSVLKEDPSLTLPKLKVKVVPSQSEQDRMEE